The sequence CCGGGGTTTCCTGGGGATACCCGAAAATGACGCTGGCAAGGGGGACGACATCCCCCTTCCATAGCACCTTTGCCTGCTCGATGAACTGGTCGACGCTCATCTTCTTTCCCATCGCAGCCAGGATCTCCGGGCTCCCGTTTTCCAGGGCAAACCCGATATGATTGCAGCCGGATTCCTTCATGGCTCTTATCAAATCCAAATGCTCTGCACGGAACAACCCCGCCCGGGCGTCCGCCCCCCATTGAATCTTGAAATCCAGGGCCTTTATCGCCTTCACCCTGGATTCAACACTCTTTAAGGTGGGGAACGTCAATTCATCCCAAAATGCGACGAAGTCACACCGGTACCTGTCGTGCAGTCTTTTGATTTCCCCGACAATGGCCGGCTCCGAATACCTTCGGTATTTCTGACCCAGAAAAACGTGGTAGCAGAAGGTGCATTGAAAAGGGCACCCGCGCGCCGAATTCAACGGAAAAGACACCACCTTGTCCCCGGAGAAGGAATTGGAATTGACATCGGAGTATCGGGCGTATTTCTCTAGGTTGAATATATCCCAGTCAGGAAATCCGATGGTGTCCAAATCCGGGATGATGGCGCGCTTGCCCGTGAAATTGATCTTGCCGTCCTTCTTGAAAGCAATCCCCTTGACCTCAGAGATAGGCATGCGCCGTTCCAGAGCTCTCAACAAATCCACAATCGTGATATCGGCCTCGCCCAAAACCGCAATATCCACCTCCGTGTTCGTCAACAGCAGCTCCGGGATCGAGGTCGCTGCGGAATTGCCGCAGATGATGGTCGCATCAGGCCGGATCCGCCTTATCATCCGCGAGATCTGATCGACGTATCTGTACCCGGTGACGATGCACCCGAATGCGTACACATCGTAATCCTCTCGACCCAACATGGCCTCCAACCCGTCCACGGAGATGTTGTCGACAGCCATGTCAAACAGGCCGAACTCAAGACCTTGCTTTTTGACGGCGGTAAGGACATATCCCAGCCCGACCGGCAAGTGCTGCCTCTTGGCCTCAGGCCTTAACGCGATGTTGATGAAGGCGATCTTCATTTTGTTCCTCAGGAGATCAGCGCAGCACCCTGATGGCCTGGAAAGCTTCCGCGTAAACAGTCCCGGTCTTGAACCCCCAGGTGGACGCGCAAGCCTTGATCCCATCCAAGGATCTCGGATGCGGGGGCTCCCTCAATTCAGCCGAGTATTCCCGCATGGCCGCGAGCTTCTGCTTCATGGTCGCCGCGATGTCGTAGAAAACCTCGGGACAGAATGTGCAGGGATAAGCCCACTCGGTCGAAGATTGGACCTCAAAGGAATACAGTTCCCTCACCGGTTCGCTCGCAATGGGCCTCGTGGCGGTAAGGACCGCCTCGTAGGTCACCCGATGGTCGATGTTCAAATCCCCCGCATGGTGCGTGAACAGCAACTGCGGTTCGACCTCGGCCTTGACCTTCTCTATGGCCTTCACAATGTCCAGCAATGGCACTGTATCGAAACGGTTGTCCGGGAAGTCGAACGAGAAGCCCCTCTTGATGCCCAGGATTCGATTCGCATTCAAGGTCTGCTTCTTCAAATCTGATATTTCCCGAATCCTCTTGCTTCTGTGCCTGCGTTCATCCCTTGAGGTCGCGCCTTCGCCGAGAATCAGGCAGAAGGCCTCGTGTCCTTCCTTGACCAAGCGCGCAATCGTCCCCCCGCACCCGAGGACCTGATCATCCGGATGCGCCGCCACGACAAGTATTCTTCTGCTCACGCCGCCTCCTTCACTGCCACGAAATTCCAGCTCGCGAACACGTGCTCATCATGAGGGATTTCCTTCCTGACGACCTTGTGCTCCATGACCCGGATCCGAAAACCGGAGAAAAGATCCACTATGTGTTTTTTATCGGAAAAATGGACGCAGCCTACGCCGGCGAATTGACCTTCCGCTATCCCGAAGCGTGTGTATTCGTCCTCCTGATGGGTCCCCTTCCGCGAGTCCGAATGCTGGGTCGAAAACCAATCGATCCCGATGAACTTCCCCCCTGGATTCAAGCGGGCGAGAATCATCTTCAAGGCGTTCTTGATCCCGGAAGTGGTCGCGTGGGTCAGCGACGAGCGGTCGACGATCAAATCGAACGAGCCCTCGAAAGGAATCTCCGCCGTAAAATCGCCCGTGACGATCCTGGCCTTGTAGTCGGGGAAGGCCTCCCAAAGTTTCCTGACAATGAATTCGCTACCTTCTATCGCGTAGTAGTCGACACCAAGATGCCGGAAGAAGGGGATATTGGCGCCCGCTCCACACCCCAACTCCAGGACCTTGAAGGAAGCGCCCTTGGGGGCAGCGTAGCGCCTCACGTAGGAAACCAAGTCCGACCAAGGCCAGATGCTCATCTGGGTGTTCTCCCGATACCGGTCGTCCCACTCCTTCGAGAAACCCATGTCCCCTTTCTCCCTATTCGATTACGCAATAACTTCGGCATGGCTCGAAGGGGAGCTTTTGCAGACGGAACTTATTGATTCCCAAGGTCGCGGCCAGCGCCTCCGTCTCTCCCGGCCACTGAGGGTTATTAAGTTCGTCGAAAGCGATGATACCGCCTTTGGGGATCATGGGAAGAATCATCTGGAGAGCCTTCTTCGTGGGCTCATGGATGTCGAGGTCAAAATAGGCCAGGGAGACCACGAGGTGGCGGTTCTCTTTGAGGAACCGAGGCAAGGTCTCGTTGATGTCTCCTTTTACGAAGGAGATCTTCTCGACGTGATTTAGGAAACGGTTCTTATCGAACAGGGCGACATTCTCCGCCAATTCTTGGTCAAATCCCTTGGTGGTGTAGAAATCGCCCTTCTTCGGGCCGGTCTTCGAGCCGTGAATTGCGTCTTTCTCGCTGACCTCTGGGAAGCCTTCGAAGGTGTCGAATCCAATGATCCTGCGTTGATAGTTATAGGGCTCCAGAATCGCACTGAGTTGCGCGAACGAGAAGGCCCCACCTCCTCGGAAGACACCAAATTCCAGGATAGAACCATGAACGTCGAGGACCTTCTGAAAAATCTCGTACTTGTAGAGGAAGGTCGCCAGAGCCTGGCGGCTCACGAACCGGGGGAAATTGGCCAGCTTGTCCGTGAGAGAACCACTCGCCCTGTTGAAAAAAACATCCATCCCTTTAGCGTAGTCCAGTTCCTGGCTTGTCCTGTTGATGGTTTTGTTCATTGGCCCTCCCAGATGTCCGGCAATTCGCACTTGGCGATGTTCCCACTCATCAAGATATCAAAACTGCTGTCGCCGCAATTGAACAACAGGTCGATGATGCTCATATATGGGACGAAGTCGCCGTGCAGTTGAGGATAAACGGGGTGCTTGTAGTCTTGGAAGTAGATCTTGATGCCCGCAGGGGAGAACTCGTCCTCCTTAGCGTAATCCTTGCCAAGGATCCCGAAGATGTACAGGTCCGCGTGCATCTTTCTGCACATATCTAGGACGAGGCCGGATTTATGGCCCTCGAAGTGGAGATCCGAAGCCTTGTGGAAATGGGCCTTGATTCCCAGCTCCTTTAGGAACCACTTCAGCATTGCCTCGTTTAAATCCGTCAGATATTTCCAGTCGGTCCTATAAACCTCCTCGAAGTAATCAGCGTACCTGCTGAAGTAGGGGGCCTTCTTGTAGTTCAGATGGATCGACTTCCAGTGCTTTCTCCGCCAATCTGATGAATTGTCAATCTCAATTTCACGTATGGGCTTCTCTCGATGTCCGGTTGATAGGACCGGGACTGTGAGCCATATCGGGCCACTCGCAGTCTTGATCTGGTTCCTGCTGTTCCAGTCCCTTTTCAGGTATTGGACATCATCAAAACTGCAGAATGCATCGCTGAGGGCAATCTTGTGGAACAACCCGAGCCAAGGCAGATAGACCGGCTGATGGGCAGTAAGAATCATGTCAGTTCTTTCCAATCGCCGCGATGACTCGCTCGACCGCCTCGTCCGGCAGTGACGGATAGATTGGCAAAGAGACCGTCATCCTGGTCAGTCCCAGAGCTTTAGGAAGCGAATCAGGCCGGCCAAGCAGTTCCCAGTCATTGATCGGCACGATGGCTCCGATGCCGACTTCCTCGAGGGATTTTAATGTCCTCTCAGGAGACTCGGTCTTCAGCACCGCTCGGTATCTGGCAGGAGACAGACGCTGGGGACCCCGAGATGGCACATCCAGCAGTTCCATCCCAGAACGCCTATACTTGTCGAAAATCCGGGCCCTTGCATCCAGAAATCCGGGGAGCCTGCTCAACTGCACCCTTCCGATGGCCGCCTGCAAATCCGTCATCTGAAAATTGAACCGAGCCTTGGCATCTCGCCGGCAGTCGAATTGACGGTAGTCCCTGACGGCATCGGCCAACGTGCGGGTCTTTGAAACAATCATCCCACCTTGTCCCCCGCTGGTGATGAGCTTGGTCGCATAGAATGAAAATATCCCGATTTCTCCGCGCAATCCGACCGGCGCACCGTCCACGGATGCCCCTAAAGCCTGGGCGCAGTCTTCAATGACCGGAATTTTTACAACTGAGACATCCGCTGGCAAACCATACATATGCGCAATGATGGCGATGTCCGCGGTGATGGAGTTGATGGCTTTCACATCGATGTTGGGGGAACCATCGGCGATGTCTGCAATCACCTCATGCCCCCCCGCCATGGCCGTAGCATGCCGCAACGCCGAGCAGCAATAGGCGGGGAAGAGGATCTTCTTGCCCCGGGCATCCAGAACCCACAACGCCAAGAACAAAGCTGCGGTGCCGCTCGACAAGGCCACAGCATGCCCGGCCGGCAATCCCAGGAACGCGCAAAACTCATCCTCTAATGCCTCGACTTCCTTGCCCTGTGCCACCCAACCGGACTCCAACACTCTGGCGGCAGCGCATGACTCTTCCGTGCCCAGGGTCGGCCTGTTATGAGGAATATCAATCATCATGATGACTTGTGGGTTGCCCGGGATAGAATGTGATTTCTAGGTCGTCCGGAAATTCGGGACGCACTGCCGGCTCCGCACGGAGATTGAATGTGGTCTCGCCGCAGACCAGAAAGGCAGGATGTCTTTTTTCGCATGCCCGCAGCAGCTTGATGACATCCCGCACTTTCATATCCGGGCGGAGCCTGTTGTCTGCTGGGGTCCTCCGGGGGCGGTAAGTGCCTCGGCCCGTCTGTTTCATCCCGGTGATGGGCCTACCGACGAATCGGTCAAGGATCGCCCTCATCAATCTGGCGGTAATCTCGATATCCCAAACTCTCAGGATGTCCGCTGTATAGCCGTCCTTCATACCGAACTTGGCTTTCACAACGATATCTCCGGCATCGATCTCATCCGATGCCAGCATCCCTGACACGGTGTAATGCTCCAGTCCTTCCATGATTGTGTGGAAAATGGGCGCCCAACCCTTCCCGCTCGGAAGATCCGAGCTGTGGAACACGACGACGTTAGTGTTTTTGGTGAGGTTTGGGATCTTCTTCCGATAGCACCAGGGCACTATCAAGTCATACTCCGCCCGATTCTCCGGTAGAATATCCCCGATCGAAATGACCGCATCGCCCAGATACCTCTTCAGCGTATCGCTAAAGGTGTATTCATCGAGCGTATTCAGCAATATAAAGACCTTTCTCATGCGCCGATGGGGCTCCCTTTTGCATAGACCCGTCTTGCACGTTTCCCAATCAGTGATTCGAAACGGTTCGGAAGAAGCCCCCTCCCTCCGGGAATCCGCCGCATCCCGATGTTCTCGTCGCAAAATGCCTCCCCCCCCGAGATATCCTTCAGGGCCACGACAATTCGTTGGAACTCTCGCTTATTGGCCCTTTCAGTTTTCGTGGGCTTGACGATGCCGTCTCCCAGCATCGAGAAGGAATCTCGGATCGCCTTGACCCACACGGCAAGGCCCTGCTGGTCCGCGGAGAACCAATGGTCGGGCCCGGGCAGGTCGTGGTCCAAGGTAAAATGCTTCTCTAGGAAGCAGGCGCCCAGCGCGACGGCCAGGGAGGACGCCAGAGGACCTTGGGTGTGGTCAGAATAACCTATCAGGATCCTCGGGAAAGCCTTTGCCAGCGTCCGAATCCGTAGCAGGTTGGCGTCGCAAAGAGGCGTCGGATATTGTGATGTGCAAACCAAGAGTATCGTGGGACATCCCCTCATCGCCCCCACCGCGTCCAAGGATTGCCGGACCTCCGCCATATCCGACATCCCGCAAGACAGGATGATAGGCAGGCCGGTTTTGGCATAGGTTTTGAGCAGCGGGATATTCGTAAAATCGTCCGACCCGACCTTGATGGCTTTCACTCCGAGCCCCAGAAGAACACCGAGGTCAGAAGGATTCTGGGGTGTAGACAAGAACATGATGCCTGCCGCGTCGCATTCCCTCTTGAGCGCTTTCCATTGACCCACCGAGAATTCGTATCTCTTGAACATCTTTAACATGGACTCGGTGACCTTCCGGCCCTGAGAACGATAGGTAAACATCTGCCGAGGGTCGGCGACGAACTCCTCGGCCTTGAAGGTCTGGAACTTGATGGCATCGGCGCCCGCCTTCTTTGCTACCCAGATCATTCGGAAGGCCTTTGCAAGCTCGCCGTTATGATTGATGCCGGCTTCGGCGACGACAAAGGGCATCCCATAATTGGCGATCATGAACCTGCCAATCTTGACGCCACTCATGACGGCAGCCCCTGGGCGCGCGTCCGCGCGAGAGACAGCAGTCGGTTGACCAACCGACGGGCACCTTCACCGTCCATGGACCCCCTCCCAATCCGATTTCTTTCCGATCTGCTCGTCTGGCTCTGCAAAAGTTGAAACCCGGTCAAAACGGACTTGGCTAAACCTGCATCTACGCAACGGCCCGCATAGAAGATGAACCCCGTCTTCTCCCAGCCCCGAACATTGTTGAGTTGGTTATCGGCCTCGGCGATAGCGATGGTCGGAAGCCCCACTCTGGCTAGTTCATACAGAGTCTGTCCGCCGGATGAAATCGCCAGATCCGAGACAAGCATGAGTTCCCTCATCCCGTCCGCGTCAGGAGTGTGGTAGAACTCGGTGTTCGGGTCGCCAGCCCTCTCGATCTCGGATATGTTCTTGAACCACTTGCCGATGACGACTCTCTTGCGGGCATCCGGAGCGTGTTCCGCCAAGCATCCCAGGGTCATGGGCGTCAGACCGGCCGAATCCGACCCGCCAAAGGTGACCATGATGTTCCGGACCTGCTCCCTGGGGCGCAAGGGCGGGACTTCCCAGAACTCGTGGCGCAGGGGGAAATACCGGACTCCCAGCAGATACTCGACATCGCGGCGTTGCGGGTAATCCAGTCCCTCCGCTAGGATGGCCCCGTTGACCACCACGCCGGCGGGATAGCTGAGACGCAGGCAATCATCAAGATAGACCGGTAGCCGCGCCATTCGCGAGACATCGGTATAGAAACCCGGGCCCGCCAGATAGGAATCAATCAAGGCGATATCCGCATCCTCAAGCGACTGCGCGAGTTGTTCCGGCCCATGCAGCCAATCCTGCACTCGGAAACCATCATCTTCCGCCATGCGGGACAACTCCTTATCCCCATTGACTATCAGTTCCGGAGTCACTCCCTGCTCCGCGAAGGCCGCACGAATCGCCATGCAGCGACTGACATGCCCAAATCCGATGTCTCCTCCACCCTCGGTGATGATGAGCACCTTCATCTTTAGGGCCGGTGTCGCTTCAGGAGCCGAGCCGCCTCGGGGAAACCATACAGCTTAAGGAATCTTGCCGCCTCGCGGATTTCATGCCGGACGCTCTTTATGGCAATCTTTTGATAAGTCCCGGCGTTTATCGACGAAAGCCATGGATGCATCCCGAAAAGACGGACTATTTCCCGGGCGTCAAAGTATCTGTTTTTCGGATAAAGATAGTCATAGACCGCGCAAAGCAGAAGATAATCCTCCTCCGTATCCAGCGTAATCCTTATTCCCGGCCGGCGGAGCGTCTTGCCGGCCTTGACCACCCCTATTTTGAACCGTTCGGGGTGGCTTTCTTGCATATAGACCGTGACATGCTCTCTTTCACAATCCTTGCGTGCATTTCGGAAAGCGGTTTCCAACGCAACGGACGAACAAACTTCCACGTCCAACCCATGCGCAAAAAACTGATTATAGGTGTAATCGCATGAACCGCGTATGTGCCGACTAATCACCGCGTCGATTATCTGCGGATCGATGCATGGACAATCCGAGGTTATCCGGACTATCACATCGAGCCCGTTTTCTTGGGCGGCCAAATGGTATCTGCTCAGAACGTCATCCCGGCTGCCCCTGAAAAACCGCGCCCCTTCCTTTTGGGCTATCTTCACGATGGGATCATCTTCTTTCCCTTCAGTCGTTGCGATGATAATCGCATCCGCCTTCTTCGACTTCTTTGCCCGGCGAATGACCTGCTCCAATACAGTGATCCCGCTGCCGAACGGAAGGTCTTTGAGGACTTTCCCCGGCAGCCTGGTGGAGGAAGTCCTTGCCTGTATGATAATTCCTGTCTTCATATTGGTTGCTTGGTTGCAAGCCTTAGTATAGCGCTTTCAGTGGCGCCGGCCCTTGTTCGTGAGCACACTCATCCCTGATTCAGGGGCTCAATCCGGCGGCGTTTTTGTATTATAACCTTTGCTAGCCCCCCACAGGGGCTTGGGCAAGATGGTTGCCTGCGATAATTCCCTTCATATGTTTCGCGGGGTCCCGCTTCGTGGTCCTCAGCACACATGAACGAAAATAGCTTTTTCGAGAGAAATACCAAAACCACGATCATCGGGTTTCTGGCTGTAGCAATCATCTGTTCCGTCGTTGCAACGGAGCTGATTTTGAGACGTTTCATGGGCCTTGGCAATCCACCGTTATATGACTCATCGCCATTTTACGGATACAGGCTCTTGCCTAATCAGAAAATCAAGAGGTTCCATGGAGCCGAAATCAAGGTCAACAACCTGGGATTGCGGGCACAAGCCGATTGGCAAGGAGATGTGAAGAACAAAGTCCTATTCTTGGGAGATTCTGTTGCCTATGGCGGGAGCTATATCGACAATTCGGAATTGTTTGCTGTTTTGGCGGTCGGCACAATAGCTGGTCATGTCGGTGGAGATGCGGGCGTCAATGGATGGGGCATTGAGAACATCCATGGCTTGGTGGTTGGAACACATTTCACTCCTGCGAGTACATACGTGACAGTTGTGACTGAGGGCGATTTCTATCGCGGGTTGACGAGGATGAGCGGTTTGCCATTTTTCAACAAGAAACCGACATGCGCGCTAGAAGAAGTAATCCTATTCCTGACGAACGAAATTGATAATAATAGAAGATATGTTGAATGGCAATCCTTCGCAAGCCAGCATGAGCAAGAAGCTGTCGTTGAAAAAGCCGTCATTAAGCTCCAGGAAATGGATGAGTTTTTGAAGAAGAGGAAATCCAAGCATCTGATATTCATTTCCCCGAGTCGAGCCCAGGTGCTGCACGGCGATTCGAAAGAACCTTTGGTAAGACAAATGCTGGAAAAACATGGGATCAAAACGATTTATATATTGGACAAGCTTGCGAAAATGCCTGCTGTCCGACAGGCGGCCATCTTTTATGATTCGATTCATTTGACGAAGGAGGGCCATCGGGTCTGGGCGGATATCATAGGGCTGGAGTTGCGAGAAGTGCTTAACCCCCGGGGTTCTCCTTAGCCCCGATGCCTCCGACCATGACCTCCACCCTGCTTTTCAGTTTCGCGGCAGGCCTGGCTGGAGCGTGGTTCATGGCGCGCTATGGGTTCACACTGCGCTTGGCGGATGCCCCCAATCCGCGGAGCTCACACTCCTCCGCGGTTCCCAAGGGCGGGGGCATCGGCATACTGCTGGCATTCCTTGTCGTCAGTTGGATGGCACACGCCCCCGCGCGTTTCATGATCCCGGCAGCCGCGATCGCCCTGATCGGCCTTATCGGCGATAGGACGCATATCGACCCGAAGGTCCGCCTCGCAGCGCAATTCACTGCCGCGCTCTTCTCGTTGAGCGGCGCAGGGTTGAATCCCCTATCCACAGTTCTTGCGGCAATCTTTGTGGTCGGGACGGCCAACTTTTTCAACTTCATGGACGGCATCAACGGCATCGCCGGGATAACAGGAATAGTGGGGTTCGGCCTGCTCGGGGCCTTTGTCCACCAGCGGGCGCCGGGTGACCCCCTGGCTGGGGTCGCTTTCGGATTGGCCGCCGCTTGCGCCGGATTCCTCCCATTCAACTTCCCCCGCGCCAAGGTATTCATGGGCGACGTCGGCAGCGTCCTGCTCGGGTATGTGTTCGGATATGCCGCCGTACGGTCGAGCGCGAGCCCCGCCGACTTCGCCTGCTTATGCGCCTTTCTGTTCATGTTCTATGCGGATGAGTTGACGACGATGCTGGTCCGTCTGAGGGCAGGAGAGGATCTGTTCGTGGCTCACCGCCGGCATTACTACCAACTCCTGGCCAACGAGCGCGGGATCCCGCACTGGAGGGTCTCGGCAGGATACGGCCTGGTTCAACTCTGTGTGGGCGCCTGCGCCTGGTGGGCGATGCGTCACGGCATCTGGCACCTTCTGGGGTTCCTCTCTGCTGCCTTTGCCGTTTTCTGCGGATTCAGTTTCGGCCTTCGGCGACGCCTGCCGACAAAAACCTGAGATAGCCGGCCGGCCTCATCCCTTTGATACAATATGC is a genomic window of Elusimicrobiota bacterium containing:
- a CDS encoding DegT/DnrJ/EryC1/StrS family aminotransferase, giving the protein MMIDIPHNRPTLGTEESCAAARVLESGWVAQGKEVEALEDEFCAFLGLPAGHAVALSSGTAALFLALWVLDARGKKILFPAYCCSALRHATAMAGGHEVIADIADGSPNIDVKAINSITADIAIIAHMYGLPADVSVVKIPVIEDCAQALGASVDGAPVGLRGEIGIFSFYATKLITSGGQGGMIVSKTRTLADAVRDYRQFDCRRDAKARFNFQMTDLQAAIGRVQLSRLPGFLDARARIFDKYRRSGMELLDVPSRGPQRLSPARYRAVLKTESPERTLKSLEEVGIGAIVPINDWELLGRPDSLPKALGLTRMTVSLPIYPSLPDEAVERVIAAIGKN
- a CDS encoding radical SAM protein, which gives rise to MKIAFINIALRPEAKRQHLPVGLGYVLTAVKKQGLEFGLFDMAVDNISVDGLEAMLGREDYDVYAFGCIVTGYRYVDQISRMIRRIRPDATIICGNSAATSIPELLLTNTEVDIAVLGEADITIVDLLRALERRMPISEVKGIAFKKDGKINFTGKRAIIPDLDTIGFPDWDIFNLEKYARYSDVNSNSFSGDKVVSFPLNSARGCPFQCTFCYHVFLGQKYRRYSEPAIVGEIKRLHDRYRCDFVAFWDELTFPTLKSVESRVKAIKALDFKIQWGADARAGLFRAEHLDLIRAMKESGCNHIGFALENGSPEILAAMGKKMSVDQFIEQAKVLWKGDVVPLASVIFGYPQETPETIQLTLDICEECDIYPSVGFLLPQPGTPIYEWAKKAGRIADEVEYLSRIGDRQDFHVNLTNMSDVEFVETVTRKLEALAKRQGLKLESVFKTVTFQKPATAKLQERK
- a CDS encoding N-acetylneuraminate synthase family protein, whose translation is MSGVKIGRFMIANYGMPFVVAEAGINHNGELAKAFRMIWVAKKAGADAIKFQTFKAEEFVADPRQMFTYRSQGRKVTESMLKMFKRYEFSVGQWKALKRECDAAGIMFLSTPQNPSDLGVLLGLGVKAIKVGSDDFTNIPLLKTYAKTGLPIILSCGMSDMAEVRQSLDAVGAMRGCPTILLVCTSQYPTPLCDANLLRIRTLAKAFPRILIGYSDHTQGPLASSLAVALGACFLEKHFTLDHDLPGPDHWFSADQQGLAVWVKAIRDSFSMLGDGIVKPTKTERANKREFQRIVVALKDISGGEAFCDENIGMRRIPGGRGLLPNRFESLIGKRARRVYAKGSPIGA
- a CDS encoding class I SAM-dependent methyltransferase encodes the protein MGFSKEWDDRYRENTQMSIWPWSDLVSYVRRYAAPKGASFKVLELGCGAGANIPFFRHLGVDYYAIEGSEFIVRKLWEAFPDYKARIVTGDFTAEIPFEGSFDLIVDRSSLTHATTSGIKNALKMILARLNPGGKFIGIDWFSTQHSDSRKGTHQEDEYTRFGIAEGQFAGVGCVHFSDKKHIVDLFSGFRIRVMEHKVVRKEIPHDEHVFASWNFVAVKEAA
- a CDS encoding glycosyltransferase family protein, which produces MKTGIIIQARTSSTRLPGKVLKDLPFGSGITVLEQVIRRAKKSKKADAIIIATTEGKEDDPIVKIAQKEGARFFRGSRDDVLSRYHLAAQENGLDVIVRITSDCPCIDPQIIDAVISRHIRGSCDYTYNQFFAHGLDVEVCSSVALETAFRNARKDCEREHVTVYMQESHPERFKIGVVKAGKTLRRPGIRITLDTEEDYLLLCAVYDYLYPKNRYFDAREIVRLFGMHPWLSSINAGTYQKIAIKSVRHEIREAARFLKLYGFPEAARLLKRHRP
- a CDS encoding class I SAM-dependent methyltransferase — encoded protein: MNKTINRTSQELDYAKGMDVFFNRASGSLTDKLANFPRFVSRQALATFLYKYEIFQKVLDVHGSILEFGVFRGGGAFSFAQLSAILEPYNYQRRIIGFDTFEGFPEVSEKDAIHGSKTGPKKGDFYTTKGFDQELAENVALFDKNRFLNHVEKISFVKGDINETLPRFLKENRHLVVSLAYFDLDIHEPTKKALQMILPMIPKGGIIAFDELNNPQWPGETEALAATLGINKFRLQKLPFEPCRSYCVIE
- a CDS encoding PIG-L family deacetylase, whose amino-acid sequence is MSRRILVVAAHPDDQVLGCGGTIARLVKEGHEAFCLILGEGATSRDERRHRSKRIREISDLKKQTLNANRILGIKRGFSFDFPDNRFDTVPLLDIVKAIEKVKAEVEPQLLFTHHAGDLNIDHRVTYEAVLTATRPIASEPVRELYSFEVQSSTEWAYPCTFCPEVFYDIAATMKQKLAAMREYSAELREPPHPRSLDGIKACASTWGFKTGTVYAEAFQAIRVLR
- a CDS encoding WbqC family protein; the encoded protein is MILTAHQPVYLPWLGLFHKIALSDAFCSFDDVQYLKRDWNSRNQIKTASGPIWLTVPVLSTGHREKPIREIEIDNSSDWRRKHWKSIHLNYKKAPYFSRYADYFEEVYRTDWKYLTDLNEAMLKWFLKELGIKAHFHKASDLHFEGHKSGLVLDMCRKMHADLYIFGILGKDYAKEDEFSPAGIKIYFQDYKHPVYPQLHGDFVPYMSIIDLLFNCGDSSFDILMSGNIAKCELPDIWEGQ
- a CDS encoding glycosyltransferase family 4 protein, with the translated sequence MTSTLLFSFAAGLAGAWFMARYGFTLRLADAPNPRSSHSSAVPKGGGIGILLAFLVVSWMAHAPARFMIPAAAIALIGLIGDRTHIDPKVRLAAQFTAALFSLSGAGLNPLSTVLAAIFVVGTANFFNFMDGINGIAGITGIVGFGLLGAFVHQRAPGDPLAGVAFGLAAACAGFLPFNFPRAKVFMGDVGSVLLGYVFGYAAVRSSASPADFACLCAFLFMFYADELTTMLVRLRAGEDLFVAHRRHYYQLLANERGIPHWRVSAGYGLVQLCVGACAWWAMRHGIWHLLGFLSAAFAVFCGFSFGLRRRLPTKT
- a CDS encoding glycosyltransferase, with amino-acid sequence MKVLIITEGGGDIGFGHVSRCMAIRAAFAEQGVTPELIVNGDKELSRMAEDDGFRVQDWLHGPEQLAQSLEDADIALIDSYLAGPGFYTDVSRMARLPVYLDDCLRLSYPAGVVVNGAILAEGLDYPQRRDVEYLLGVRYFPLRHEFWEVPPLRPREQVRNIMVTFGGSDSAGLTPMTLGCLAEHAPDARKRVVIGKWFKNISEIERAGDPNTEFYHTPDADGMRELMLVSDLAISSGGQTLYELARVGLPTIAIAEADNQLNNVRGWEKTGFIFYAGRCVDAGLAKSVLTGFQLLQSQTSRSERNRIGRGSMDGEGARRLVNRLLSLARTRAQGLPS